The following proteins are co-located in the Fusarium verticillioides 7600 chromosome 7, whole genome shotgun sequence genome:
- a CDS encoding amino-acid permease inda1: MVFNVVYAMGELAVMYPISGGFYTYAARFIDPSFGFAMAWNYTLQWAATLPLELTVCAITIQYWSPDISPGVWIAVFLAAITILNMFGTLGYAEEEFWAACFKLTSISIFMIIALVLVCGGGPSSGSYDTYQGFKLWHDPGAFKNGFKGFCSVFVTAAFSFAGSELVGLAAAESRNPTASVPAAIKQVFWRICLFYIVALLFVGLLISCNDPNLLSSSSYSNSAASPFVLVGKYSGLKGLDHYMNAVILSSVLSLGIASVYGGSRTLLALAQQGFAPKIFTWVDRAGRPLPSVGFIIAFGCLAFLNLDAAGPVIFDWLLALSGLAMLVCWGSICLAHIRFRAAWKYNGHTLDEIPFKAIGGVWGSWLGLIFVVVILIAQFYVAIVAPVGESGMGTVEDFFMQYLGLPIVLAFWAGGYLWKRTSWISIEKIDIDTGRREHDWEAINAWRAELATFPWWKRLRYTLF, encoded by the exons ATGGTCTTTAACGTTGTGTACGCAATGGGTGAACTAGCAGTTATGTATCCCATCTCTGGTGGTTTCTACACATATGCAGCACGTTTCATCGACCCATCTTTTGGTTTTGCCATGGCCTGGAATTACACTCTTCAATGGGCTGCTACACTTCCTCTCGAACTTACAGTCTGCGCTATTACGATTCAGTACTGGTCCCCTGACATTTCTCCCGGAGTCTGGATCGCCGTGTTTCTCGCTGCtatcaccatcctcaacatgTTCGGCACGCTGGGATACGCTGAGGAGGAATTCTGGGCTGCGTGCTTCAAACTCACGTCCATTTCTATCTTTATGATCATCGCGCTGGTGTTGGTTTGTGGTGGGGGTCCGTCGAGTGGGAGCTATGATACGTATCAGGGTTTTAAGCTGTGGCATGATCCTGGTGCTTTCAAGAACGGATTTAAAGGATTTTGCTCTGTTTTCGTAACTGCTGCGTTTTCTTTTGCGGGTTCGGAACTCGTGGGTTTGGCAGCAGCTGAGTCTCGAAATCCTACTGCTTCGGTTCCTGCGGCTATCAAGCAGGTCTTTTGGAGAATCTGCTTGTTTTACATTGTTGCGCTGTTGTTCGTTGGATTGCTGATCAGCTGCAATGATCCAAATCTTCTCAGCTCGAGCTCTTACTCCAACAGCGCAGCTTCGCCATTCGTCCTTGTCGGAAAGTATTCCGGTCTCAAGGGTCTCGATCACTACATGAACGCCGTTATCCTCTCATCAGTCTTATCTCTCGGCATCGCATCCGTATACGGCGGATCACGCACACTTCTTGCGCTCGCACAGCAGGGTTTTGCGCCAAAGATATTTACTTGGGTTGATCGAGCGGGTCGACCTCTGCCGTCTGTTGGATTCATCATTGCTTTTGGATGTCTTGCGTTTTTGAACCTTGATGCAGCTGGTCCTGTTATTTTCGACTGGCTTTTGGCCTTATCAGGACTAGCTATGCTTGTTTGCTGGGGATCGATCTGTCTTGCGCATATTCGATTTAGAGCGGCGTGGAAGTATAACGGACATACACTCGACGAAATCCCGTTCAAGGCTATTGGCGGCGTTTGGGGATCATGGCTGGGTTTAATATTTGTTGTTGTCATTCTCATTGCTCAG TTCTACGTGGCCATCGTCGCCCCGGTTGGCGAGTCGGGAATGGGTACTGTTGAAGACTTCTTTATGCAGTATCTTGGACTCCCTATTGTGCTAGCTTTCTGGGCTGGAGGATATCTCTGGAAGAGGACAAGCTGGATCAGtattgagaagattgatatTGATACGGGCCGCCGTGAACATGATTGGGAGGCTATCAATGCTTGGAGGGCAGAGCTTGCTACGTTTCCCTGGTGGAAGCGATTGAGGTATACTTTGTTCTAG
- a CDS encoding mitotic spindle assembly checkpoint protein MAD1 has product MRSFTPNEKDGRGSRRASVNARFRASTSAMDRPQTSLRQSRISSFRSSTRPTYDLLTGRDSGDSHLPRPQSRQSHVAESVRPGSRESHKENMAPPDADEYEKYRREIESLKAEIGTLQYRIQTAEQEKEIATSEQSSKLEQARRREQDEAQHRQAAEVEREKAAAQTEALRRELQEVKDSIDGDKKQLERKVREAEDEARLLQEQLEDLSTAKDDAARIADRKATDMEMQIAAAQKTIQEFEQESEQRENVLQQTQAQLAEKDGVIANLEADVLRLKAQSGDAETMEIIRQELTEQVQHIRNLEATNRDQLSELKHLRALSKAVEVVEEEKRTLQRKLESAELVEAELTEARIQRQRLEDERLAWSAYLRNAAETDESEFDSPEAVARALVEERLTNASYVEKVGALQAEITAAQNTIQSLRDEQAQLKNEVENAKTVVNASNADKARMRLERQRALAVKEVEYLRAQLKTFDTEDETLQPEQFDQARVQRVQELEDLVDKYKMEVQNLHAELSSIEPSAPSTPQPATGSKRSRAEDDSSQEQLGQLTRKKRMLEEQLTKSQNKIALLEKDLSTSKEQLKAAKQQTQTRVLSLKSNPTSDFEAIKRSTLEALKKENEDLLATLQSKNANSTIPMIPTSVLAAMEREITAAKAETASAEKRTRRLKEVWGSKSQEFKEAIFSTLGWTVTFIPNGKMRVESTFYPSQTDEHENSIVFDGERGTMKVGGGPRSDFAQKISDQIGFWVREKGCIPGFLAALTLEFYDEHTKTSK; this is encoded by the exons ATGCGCTCATTTACGCCCAACGAAAAAGATGGGCGTGGGAGCAGGCGAGCCTCTGTCAATGCCAGATTCCGAGCCAGCACGTCTGCTATGGACAGACCTCAGACATCACTACGACAGTCCAGG ATTTCCTCTTTCCGCTCGAGCACACGACCGACATACGATCTATTAACAGGACGTGATTCGGGTGATTCACATCTCCCTCGGCCCCAGTCTCGACAAAGCCACGTCGCTGAGTCTGTCCGCCCCGGTTCGCGCGAAAGTCATAAGGAGAACATGGCGCCCCCCGACGCGGACGAGTACGAGAAGTACAGGCGAGAGATTGAGTCATTGAAGGCTGAAATTGGCACTCTACAATATCGAATTCAGACTGCCGAGCAGGAGAAAGAGATTGCGACATCGGAACAAAGTAGCAAATTGGAGCAAGCTCGACGGCgcgagcaagatgaagcgcaGCACCGACAAGCGGCTGAGGTTGAGCGCGAAAAAGCGGCAGCGCAAACGGAAGCTCTTAGAAGAGAATTgcaagaagtcaaagattCGATTGATGGGGATAAGAAGCAATTAGAGCGCAAGGTTCGTGAAGCAGAGGATGAGGCCCGCTTGCTGCAGGAACAGCTTGAGGACCTATCCACAGCGAAGGACGATGCTGCTCGAATCGCCGACCGAAAAGCCACGGACATGGAGATGCAGATTGCGGCGGCGCAAAAGACTATCCAAGAATTTGAGCAGGAGAGCGAGCAGCGGGAGAATGTGCTGCAGCAGACACAAGCTCAATtggctgagaaggatggaGTCATCGCGAATCTGGAGGCCGATGTTCTACGACTTAAAGCGCAAAGCGGTGATGCAGAGACGATGGAGATTATCCGACAGGAACTTACCGAACAAGTTCAGCATATCCGAAACCTCGAGGCGACGAATCGTGATCAGCTCTCCGAGCTCAAGCACCTACGAGCATTGAGCAAGGCAGTCGAagttgtcgaagaagagaagcgaaCACTACAGCGAAAGTTGGAGTCGGCCGAATTGGTTGAAGCAGAGCTTACCGAGGCGCGTATACAACGACAGCGATTGGAAGACGAGCGCTTGGCCTGGTCGGCGTATCTACGAAACGCTGCCGAGACAGACGAATCCGAGTTTGACTCACCCGAAGCTGTTGCGAGAGCCCTCGTCGAAGAAAGGTTGACGAATGCCTCGTATGTCGAAAAGGTTGGCGCTCTACAGGCTGAGATCACTGCTGCTCAGAACACGATTCAATCGCTCCGCGACGAGCAGGCTCAACTCaagaatgaggttgagaatgcAAAGACTGTGGTCAATGCCAGCAACGCCGACAAGGCCCGAATGCGACTGGAGCGCCAACGTGCCCTGGCCGTCAAGGAGGTCGAGTACCTCCGCGCACAGCTCAAGACCTTTGACACCGAGGACGAGACGCTTCAGCCAGAACAATTCGACCAAGCCCGTGTACAGCGCGTGCAAGAGCTGGAGGATCTCGTCGATAAGTATAAGATGGAAGTCCAGAACCTACACGCTGAGCTATCGTCAATCGAgccctcagcaccaagcacACCCCAACCCGCGACAGGAAGCAAGCGCTCGAGAGCGGAGGATGACAGTTCTCAAGAGCAACTCGGTCAACTCACGCGAAAGAAGCGTATGCTAGAGGAGCAATTGACCAAGTCGCAAAACAAGATTGCCCTGCTAGAGAAGGACTTGTCCACCAGCAAGGAACAACTAAAAGCTGCTAAGCAGCAAACACAAACACGCGTTCTATCACTCAAGTCCAATCCCACATCAGATTTCGAAGCTATTAAGCGCTCCACCCTCGAAGCACtaaagaaggagaacgaaGACCTCCTCGCAACCCTCCAGTCCAAGAACGCCAACTCCACCATCCCCATGATCCCAACCTCCGTCCTCGCCGCAATGGAGCGCGAAATCACCGCCGCCAAAGCAGAAACCGCATCCGCCGAGAAGCGTACGCGCCGCCTAAAAGAAGTCTGGGGCTCCAAATCCCAAGAGTTCAAggaagccatcttctccacgCTCGGCTGGACTGTGACGTTCATCCCCAACGGCAAGATGCGCGTCGAGAGCACGTTCTACCCCTCGCAGACAGACGAGCACGAGAATTCTATCGTGTTTGACGGTGAACGGGGCACGATGAAGGTTGGCGGTGGGCCGAGGAGTGATTTTGCACAGAAGATTAGTGATCAGATTGGGTTCTGGGTTAGGGAGAAGGGATGCATTCCTGGGTTTTTGGCGGCGCTGACGTTGGAGTTTTATGATGAGCATACGAAGACTTCGAAGTAG
- a CDS encoding amino-acid permease inda1, whose translation MAVEKVISDSPVVGEKGVMADENAPTKESFTATGEEYEQDDFMTRTGLNAKSFTRKHYGLGLVELDRKMKPRHLQMVAIGGSIGAGFFVGSGSALSKGGPATLFIDFFLVGVMVFNVVYAMGELAVMYPISGGFYTYAARFIDPSFGFAMAWNYTLQWAATLPLELTVCAITIQYWSPDISPGVWIAVFLAAITILNMFGTLGYAEEEFWAACFKLTSISIFMIIALVLVCGGGPSSGSYDTYQGFKLWHDPGAFKNGFKGFCSVFVTAAFSFAGSELVGLAAAESRNPTASVPAAIKQVFWRICLFYIVALLFVGLLISCNDPNLLSSSSYSNSAASPFVLVGKYSGLKGLDHYMNAVILSSVLSLGIASVYGGSRTLLALAQQGFAPKIFTWVDRAGRPLPSVGFIIAFGCLAFLNLDAAGPVIFDWLLALSGLAMLVCWGSICLAHIRFRAAWKYNGHTLDEIPFKAIGGVWGSWLGLIFVVVILIAQFYVAIVAPVGESGMGTVEDFFMQYLGLPIVLAFWAGGYLWKRTSWISIEKIDIDTGRREHDWEAINAWRAELATFPWWKRLRYTLF comes from the exons atggctgttgaAAAAGTCATATCCGATTCTCCCGTCGTTGGAGAAAAAGGCGTCATGGCTGATGAAAACGCCCCTACGAAGGAAAGCTTCACTGCAACAGGTGAAGAATATGAGCAGGATGATTTCATGACGAGAACAGGGTTGAACGCTAAATCGTTTACGAGGAAGCATTATGGACTTGGGCTTGTGGAATTGGATCgcaagatgaagccgagACATCTCCAGATGGTTGCTATTGGAGGATCGATCGGTGCTGGGTTCTTTGTTGGATCTGGTTCGGCGTTGAGTAAAGGT GGCCCTGCTACGTTGttcattgacttcttcctcgttgGAGTCATGGTCTTTAACGTTGTGTACGCAATGGGTGAACTAGCAGTTATGTATCCCATCTCTGGTGGTTTCTACACATATGCAGCACGTTTCATCGACCCATCTTTTGGTTTTGCCATGGCCTGGAATTACACTCTTCAATGGGCTGCTACACTTCCTCTCGAACTTACAGTCTGCGCTATTACGATTCAGTACTGGTCCCCTGACATTTCTCCCGGAGTCTGGATCGCCGTGTTTCTCGCTGCtatcaccatcctcaacatgTTCGGCACGCTGGGATACGCTGAGGAGGAATTCTGGGCTGCGTGCTTCAAACTCACGTCCATTTCTATCTTTATGATCATCGCGCTGGTGTTGGTTTGTGGTGGGGGTCCGTCGAGTGGGAGCTATGATACGTATCAGGGTTTTAAGCTGTGGCATGATCCTGGTGCTTTCAAGAACGGATTTAAAGGATTTTGCTCTGTTTTCGTAACTGCTGCGTTTTCTTTTGCGGGTTCGGAACTCGTGGGTTTGGCAGCAGCTGAGTCTCGAAATCCTACTGCTTCGGTTCCTGCGGCTATCAAGCAGGTCTTTTGGAGAATCTGCTTGTTTTACATTGTTGCGCTGTTGTTCGTTGGATTGCTGATCAGCTGCAATGATCCAAATCTTCTCAGCTCGAGCTCTTACTCCAACAGCGCAGCTTCGCCATTCGTCCTTGTCGGAAAGTATTCCGGTCTCAAGGGTCTCGATCACTACATGAACGCCGTTATCCTCTCATCAGTCTTATCTCTCGGCATCGCATCCGTATACGGCGGATCACGCACACTTCTTGCGCTCGCACAGCAGGGTTTTGCGCCAAAGATATTTACTTGGGTTGATCGAGCGGGTCGACCTCTGCCGTCTGTTGGATTCATCATTGCTTTTGGATGTCTTGCGTTTTTGAACCTTGATGCAGCTGGTCCTGTTATTTTCGACTGGCTTTTGGCCTTATCAGGACTAGCTATGCTTGTTTGCTGGGGATCGATCTGTCTTGCGCATATTCGATTTAGAGCGGCGTGGAAGTATAACGGACATACACTCGACGAAATCCCGTTCAAGGCTATTGGCGGCGTTTGGGGATCATGGCTGGGTTTAATATTTGTTGTTGTCATTCTCATTGCTCAG TTCTACGTGGCCATCGTCGCCCCGGTTGGCGAGTCGGGAATGGGTACTGTTGAAGACTTCTTTATGCAGTATCTTGGACTCCCTATTGTGCTAGCTTTCTGGGCTGGAGGATATCTCTGGAAGAGGACAAGCTGGATCAGtattgagaagattgatatTGATACGGGCCGCCGTGAACATGATTGGGAGGCTATCAATGCTTGGAGGGCAGAGCTTGCTACGTTTCCCTGGTGGAAGCGATTGAGGTATACTTTGTTCTAG
- a CDS encoding thioredoxin, translated as MTVHEVKNLAEFRDTLEKNTVVLADFWAPWCGPCRFISPVVEKMSETTDSIHFIKVNVDEAEDVSQEYGIRAMPTFILFKDGDKADEVVGADPSKLEKLVNEYKS; from the exons ATGACAGTCCACGAAGTCAAGAA CCTCGCCGAGTTCAGGGATACCCTTGAGAAAAACACAGTAGTCCTCGCAGACTTCTGGGCCCCATGGTGCGGACCATGCCGATTCATCAGCCCCGTCGTGGAGAA GATGTCAGAAACCACTGACTCTATCCACTTTATCAAGGTCAAcgttgacgaggctgaggatgtGTCTCAAGAGTACGGCATCCGAGCGATGCCTACCTTTATCCTCTTCAAGGACGGTGACaaggctgatgaggttgtggGAGCGGACCCTtccaagttggagaagcttgtCAACGAGTACAAGAGCTAG